One Phaseolus vulgaris cultivar G19833 chromosome 11, P. vulgaris v2.0, whole genome shotgun sequence genomic window carries:
- the LOC137824486 gene encoding uncharacterized protein, translated as MAISKDTPLGLAYIIVIIALILPQTAAHIVSIQESVVGDHTIRVDPTDNFKKYRGGYDITNIHYWISVIFTGIYGYAIGVVWLFCGMMCGLFWIIITFCCQSHDGRRKIKKNLLCNCKSCHFSPIALAISFIMLIMVASVVVYVGSANFHFQARTSVNIIVKIADDASEIVHNATRVLGDIEKNLESSITADVFTKLNSTANRMDDAVDDVVEKTWTRRHTVNKAFKVVLVITILIITLNLVAVPIFSVFGVKMFWRPFYVFVILCWLMTVVCWLIFGLYFFLENFSDDTCTVLESFKENPYNNTLSSTIPCAKLLSAKTFLQKIAAAISYVVHEVNKNAGTLLPKGVYLCDPFSAAPEYSYQPEMCKPNTIKIADIPEVLKHYTCFNDDNEKCGSSKVFINAGEYHLVETYTNLVQSILNMYPGMEQLIECQLVKEAFSQIILKHCKPLKKFSRMTWIGVMLLAVVMVFFVVLWTIRACQDHSHEPSDCSV; from the exons ATGGCTATCTCCAAAGACACCCCTCTTGGCCTAGCATATATTATTGTGATTATAGCATTAATTCTCCCCCAAACTGCTGCACATATAGTCTCCATCCAAGAATCTGTTGTAG GGGACCATACTATTAGAGTAGATCCAacagataattttaaaaaatacagaGGAGGATATGACATCACCAATATCCATTATTGGATT TCAGTTATCTTCACAGGAATATATGGATATGCAATTGGGGTGGTTTGGCTTTTTTGTGGAATGATGTGTGGCTTATTTTGGATAATAATCACTTTTTGTTGCCAAAGTCATGATGGGAGAAGAAAGATCAAGAAAAATCTTCTATGTAATTGTAAGAGTTGTCATTTTTCGCCAATTGCTCTGGCTATATCCTTCATCATGTTAATCAT GGTTGCTAGTGTGGTAGTTTATGTTGGGAGTGCAAACTTCCATTTTCAAGCAAGGACTTCAGTTAATATTATAGTGAAGATAGCAGATGATGCATCAGAAATTGTACACAATGCAACAAGGGTGTTAGGAGACATCGAAAAAAACTTGGAATCCAGTATTACTGCTGACGTTTTTACAAAACTTAACTCTACGGCCAATAGAATGGATGATGCTGTTGATGATGTTGTAGAGAAAACTTGGACACGTAGGCACACTGTTAACAAGGCTTTCAAAGTAGT GCTTGTAATCACCATTCTGATCATAACCTTGAATTTAGTTGCAGTACCAATTTTTTCAG TTTTTGGAGTAAAGATGTTTTGGAGGCCATTTTACGT ATTTGTTATACTGTGCTGGCTGATGACAGTTGTATGCTGGCTAATCTTCGGATTGTATTTCTTCTTGGAAAA TTTTTCTGATGATACGTGCACAGTTCTTGAGAGCTTCAAAGAAAACCCCTACAACAACACCCTAAGTTCAACCATCCCTTGTGCTAAATTGCTCTCAGCAAAAACATTTCTACAGAAAATTGCTGCAGCGATTTCCTACGTAGTACATGAG GTGAATAAAAACGCGGGGACTTTGCTTCCAAAAGGTGTTTATCTGTGCGATCCTTTCTCAGCAGCACCTGAATATTCATATCAGCCAGAGATGTGCAAACCTAATACTATTAAAATTGCAGATATCCCTGAG GTTTTGAAGCATTATACTTGTTTTAATGATGATAATGAAAAATGTGGGAGCAGTAAAGTATTCATCAATGCTGGTGAATATCATTTAGTTGAGACTTACACAAATTTAGTTCAGAGCATACTGAATATGTATCCTGGAATGGAACAGTTGATAGAATGCCAGTTGGTAAAAGAAGCATTCTCTCAAATCATTCTCAAACACTGCAAGCCTTTGAAGAAATTTTCTCGGATGACATGGATAGGAGTGATGCTTCTTGCAGTGGTCATGGTGTTTTTTGTTGTGCTATGGACAATAAGGGCTTGCCAAGACCATAGTCATGAACCTTCAGATTGTTCTGTGTAA